Genomic segment of Denticeps clupeoides chromosome 13, fDenClu1.1, whole genome shotgun sequence:
atatatatagagagagagagagagagagagagagaatttatAAATACtttgagcagattttttttttttatgtgttaaatGATTACATAGAATACCTGGGATGGAATGTGAAAGTTTTTTGGGCACACAGCCCGGTGAACACCACCCTtcttccaccccccaccccaacatGGATGCTTAATTTGTTGCATGGTGTCAGCTGCTGTTAGGGAGGGTCCCAACCAACTGAACTGCTTGGCAACTGTAACCAAGGGGCAGGCATTGCTGGGCTATTTCTTTGGTCTGTGCAAACTGGCTGGAATCGCTGAAAGAGGGGGCGAGAGAGACTGGGAAGGGGGGAGTGGGTCTTTTATGCGAGAGGAGGGTAAAAATCTTCTAGCTAATTTTTCAGAGGGCGGCGCATTGAGTTGCAAGCCATAGAGAGGTAATGTGGTGGGAGAGCTGAGGGAGGACGAGAGGACCTCAGGTGGAGCCaaaaggggagggggaggataaagtgagagagagagagagagagcgagaaaggagggagggagagaggcgggatAGAGAACTGTATGCCAGTTGCTGcatctcctcctctctgtgctGGTGCCGAAGCGGATGCTTTCACCTCAGTCTTCAGTGCTCATGGCTCGATTGCATTTCTGATCTTTTGATGCAGGCTCCCCCCACCCCGCCTCTTCCCATTGTAATTGACTATGTTGTTTTCTGGCGTATGCTTCCACATGGACTAGTTGGAATGTAGTTAGCGCTGGGAGAGCTGCTGGAAAAAGGACAACACTGGGACCCggactttttctctctcctccgcTGGATTGCCGTCTCCGCTGCCGTCAAAGCCTGTTGTCGGCTGGTGGATGAGCACGGTCACGGTCAGAGGAATAAGACAATCAGTCAGGAGACTGGAGACCGGCAGGTATAAGCAGTTTGTGAGAATACTCAGCTTCGGAGATAAGTGGATACCCATGTGGCTTTGCCTTTTTGTTTTCTATTTCTTCTTTCCTGCGTTTTGCGACTGCTTGCATGGAGACAGAAGCACACTCTCAGCCAGCATTTGTAAGGAGAGACTCTTGATATAAGCGCTGCGCCGCTGACATGGCTTTTCATCCTTGCACTTTCTATTCATCCGCTTTCTCAGAGACCACACAGAGGAGGTGGTGACTCCACAAACCCTGGCTTTTACCCCCTCCCGGAACATGACCTGATTTTCTGgtcgtcttttttttctttctccgaCCATGAAAGGAAAGTTCATGAAAACAAAATGGATTGGGAATAAGCAGACCAAAGCTGCTCCTCTGTTGCACATAACAATATCGCTGTGTTGATCCATTCTGTCTTAGGgacttcaacacacacacagtgccccAGAGTGCTCTGTGTTTATCCAGAGCACGTCTGTGTTTTGATTTGGACAATAGAAGGCACAGGGGGTCCAGACAGTGACCAAAGCGGATAACAAAATATATACGTAGAAAAATATTATCATTTGTGCTTCTCTGCATATTGGTGGAACTTGACAACTTTTGAACTATGGGATAAATAGCCAAAACTGTAAGGAGGTTTTACTATTGTGAccacacattttgctgtgccTTAAGACAAACGTGCACTGTTAGTTGTAGCAGCATGAAATGAGGCAGAGTCCATTTCATCTGAACGATAAACTTAATTGTCCGTACTATGCACTTCCAGAGGAGAATGGCTGGCATTCATTATGCATCTGGTGCAAACAAGTCAGTGGGATAGCCTCTGCCCTTGCGAGGATGGCTGGAATCTTCAGACTTCTTCATCGGCGTCTGTTAGTATCAAATGGAAACACGGTCTGACAGGAATATCAGCACGAAGCCAGAGTGGCCAGTTTTGTGGCAGAGACTGTCATCTGGCAATTTCCCATAGCTAAAGCCCATTCTGTTTGTGAAGGGGATATCTTTGCCTGGCGCCCACCGTGCTGCTCAACAACTATGACTgactggaggagagaggtggtCATCcgtatttctctctttttgtttttctgctctgcTGGACTTTATTGATTTTGGTCAGGGTTCATTTGATTGAGAACCAGCTATGTGAGAGAGGGGATAGAGCCGTGTTTGTTGAAGGAGATTACTAACACGGCTGAGCCGCTATCCCAGATAGAGGCTGATAACGCTGAGTGCCTAGTACAGCACAGCCCCTCACTCCAAGTACAATGAACCAATCTGGGTTCATCGAGCTGGTGCCCACTGCGAATAGCACCACTGGCCTCTCCGTGGGCATTTCCCTGAACCACTCGTGCCCCTTGGGCTGGGAGCTGAGCGAGGGTGTGGAAGCCTGTGTCCTGGAAACGGCAGTCATCGTGCTGTTGACCGTGCTCATCATCGCCGGGAACCTGACTGTTATCTTTGTGTTCCACTGTGCTCCGCTGCTGCACCACTACACCACCAGCTACTTCATCCAGACCATGGCTTATGCTGACCTGTTGGTGGGCTTGAGCTGCCTGGTGCCCACTCTGTCCCTGCTGCACTACCCGGCCGGCGTCCATGAGCCTGTCACCTGCCAGGTCTTCAGCTACATAATCTCTGTGCTGAAGAGCGTCTCCATGGCCTGCTTGGCCGGCATCAGCGTGGACCGCTACCTGGCTATTACCAAGCCTCTGTCCTACAACCAGCTGGTGACACCTTGCCGGTTGCGTGGCTGCATCGCTGTCATCTGGCTTTACTCCTGCGCAGTTTTCCTACCCTCCTTTTTTGGCTGGGGCAAGCCAGGTTACCATGGTGACATCTTCGAGTGGTGTGCCCGTGACTGGCCGACTTCTGCTCTCTTCACTGGCTTTGTGGTTTGCCTCCTCTACGCTCCCGCAGCCTTGGTGGTCTGCTTTACCTACTTTCACATTTTCCGGATCTGCCAGCAGCACAACCGGGAAATCAGTGAGCGACGGGCACGCTTCCCCAGCCAGGAGATGGAGACTGGTGGCAATGGAAATGGGCAAAATGGCAGCCACGGGCCGGACCGGCGCTACGCCATGGTGCTCTTCCGAATCACCAGTGTGTTCTATGCACTCTGGCTGCCCTACATTATCTATTTCCTGCTGGAGAGCTCGCATGTTCTGGACAGCCCAGCGCTGTCATTTGTCACCACCTGGCTGGCCATCAGCAACAGCTTCTGTAACTGTGTCATCTACAGCCTGTCCAACAGCGTATTCCGCCTTGGAATGCGGCGCCTCTCACAGACCCTGTGCTCCTTTAGCCGCTGTGCCGACGATGCCAAGGACTTTGGAGAGCCCAAACCCAGGAAGAGAGCTCACTCCTGCTCCATCTGAAGGAGGACAGTCCAAGACCTTTTGAAGAATCTTAACAAATCAGCTGCTAAATGATATGGCGATGAAGCTGTTCCAAAGAAGGAGGCTTTCTGCTCTGCAAATTTATTAGGAATTTGAATAGTGGTATAAGCACATTCGTGGCACACATTTAACCACCTAATGTTTCAGCTGTCACACCCAAAAATGAAGTAATGTCCATTGCtcataaattttattttagcaGTCAGGACACTGAATACATAATCTTATCTCTTAAATGAACTGGGCATGTAAAACAAAGCTGGTCCCTTGTGTAAATACAATTGGTCAATGGCTTTGACCTGAACGGCCGGAGGTTATTTGCAGTCTGTAGAGTACTGTGGGTTTCAATGCCTTGAGCTCATCTCACAATGGTGGCCATTTTCTTGCCAGGATCAGAATCAAGGACAAACTGGCTGATGAACTGAACAAGCATTGTTTTGGGTACATTGCAGCTGACacacaggtgtttttttttttttttcttttccctcctcTAAAGGCtgtttcacatttttctctGGTTGTTCCAAATCTGTGAGGCTTATCTCATGAGCCATCTCATGGACATCATTTCTTCTCATGGGATTTTATATATAAGCTCTGCCTCACACAAGATCCCTTTAGGAATCAAACAGAGATGAAAATGGAGACCGAAGATGACTG
This window contains:
- the gpr52 gene encoding G-protein coupled receptor 52, translating into MNQSGFIELVPTANSTTGLSVGISLNHSCPLGWELSEGVEACVLETAVIVLLTVLIIAGNLTVIFVFHCAPLLHHYTTSYFIQTMAYADLLVGLSCLVPTLSLLHYPAGVHEPVTCQVFSYIISVLKSVSMACLAGISVDRYLAITKPLSYNQLVTPCRLRGCIAVIWLYSCAVFLPSFFGWGKPGYHGDIFEWCARDWPTSALFTGFVVCLLYAPAALVVCFTYFHIFRICQQHNREISERRARFPSQEMETGGNGNGQNGSHGPDRRYAMVLFRITSVFYALWLPYIIYFLLESSHVLDSPALSFVTTWLAISNSFCNCVIYSLSNSVFRLGMRRLSQTLCSFSRCADDAKDFGEPKPRKRAHSCSI